In a single window of the Paenibacillus sp. MMS20-IR301 genome:
- a CDS encoding helix-turn-helix domain-containing protein encodes MNVQGRTGSPGDAEENRQQEEFRSFQRTVEIISGKWKGVLLYQLISGTKRFNEIRRLCPGITQRMLSMQLRELERDGLVRREVFPQVPQRVEYSLTAWGRGLEPALLSIKVWGEGYREGRAQSETALQLEDTAVRSSSGTANIPE; translated from the coding sequence ATGAATGTACAGGGGAGAACCGGAAGTCCCGGAGATGCAGAAGAGAACAGGCAGCAGGAGGAATTTCGTTCGTTTCAGCGGACGGTCGAGATCATCAGCGGCAAATGGAAGGGAGTCCTGCTGTATCAGCTGATCAGCGGCACCAAGCGGTTCAATGAAATCCGCAGACTGTGTCCGGGAATAACGCAGCGTATGCTGTCTATGCAGCTGAGGGAGCTGGAGCGTGACGGTCTGGTTCGCCGGGAGGTATTTCCACAGGTGCCGCAGAGGGTAGAATATTCCTTGACGGCCTGGGGCCGGGGGCTGGAGCCTGCATTGCTTAGTATTAAGGTCTGGGGGGAAGGCTACCGCGAGGGGCGGGCACAGAGTGAGACTGCCCTGCAGCTTGAGGATACAGCCGTCCGGAGCAGTTCCGGCACCGCAAATATCCCCGAATGA
- a CDS encoding NADH-dependent flavin oxidoreductase yields MLNTEYSPLLETFRFTGGTELKNRVVMAPMTNFSSHEDGSVSRPEIDYYIRRSQGAGMVITACVYVSRGGKGFPGEFGADHDGLIPGLRELAEAIKGQGAKAVLQIFHGGRQCPPAQLPDGQTVSASAVPSELQGGGQGQVPRALTDEEITAIIADFGEATRRAIEAGFDGVEIHGANGYLLQQFFSPHSNLREDRWGGDVQKRLSFPLAVLRTVKEAVKQYAKGPFLVGYRFSPEEPETPGITMAETFTLVDALTEEGLDYLHVSLMELWSLPRRGTEDSRPRIEQLVDRVSGKVPVIGVGSLYTAADALKALGSGISLVALGRPLLIDPDWVQKVAEGRADDIETRLDTSAQAELVIPDPLWNALIHTPGWLPLKP; encoded by the coding sequence ATGCTGAATACAGAATATAGTCCGCTGCTGGAGACGTTCCGGTTCACTGGCGGCACCGAGCTGAAGAACCGTGTAGTCATGGCGCCGATGACCAATTTCTCCTCACATGAGGACGGAAGCGTCTCCCGTCCTGAAATTGATTATTACATCCGCCGTTCCCAAGGTGCCGGGATGGTTATTACCGCCTGCGTATATGTATCACGCGGCGGCAAAGGCTTCCCGGGTGAGTTCGGTGCGGACCATGACGGCCTGATTCCGGGCCTGCGTGAGCTGGCCGAAGCCATTAAGGGCCAGGGGGCCAAGGCGGTTCTGCAGATTTTCCATGGCGGACGGCAATGCCCTCCCGCGCAGCTGCCGGACGGTCAGACGGTCAGCGCCAGCGCTGTACCCTCTGAACTTCAGGGCGGCGGACAGGGCCAGGTTCCGCGCGCCTTGACGGATGAGGAGATAACGGCAATTATCGCTGACTTCGGAGAAGCGACGCGGCGGGCTATTGAAGCCGGTTTCGACGGTGTGGAGATTCACGGTGCGAACGGCTATTTGCTGCAGCAGTTTTTCTCTCCGCATTCGAACCTCCGTGAAGACCGCTGGGGCGGGGATGTTCAGAAACGCCTGTCCTTCCCGCTTGCCGTGCTGCGCACGGTTAAGGAAGCTGTGAAGCAGTATGCGAAGGGGCCGTTCCTTGTAGGCTACCGCTTCTCGCCTGAGGAACCCGAAACGCCGGGGATCACTATGGCTGAGACCTTCACTCTGGTGGATGCGCTGACAGAAGAGGGGCTTGATTACCTGCATGTCTCCCTAATGGAGCTGTGGTCACTGCCCCGCCGCGGCACTGAGGACAGCCGTCCGCGGATCGAGCAGCTTGTGGACCGCGTAAGCGGTAAGGTTCCGGTCATCGGAGTCGGCTCGCTGTATACCGCAGCAGATGCCCTTAAGGCACTGGGCAGCGGTATCAGCCTGGTCGCTCTGGGCCGTCCGCTCCTAATAGACCCGGACTGGGTTCAGAAGGTTGCTGAAGGCCGCGCGGACGACATTGAGACCCGGCTTGACACATCAGCTCAGGCAGAGCTTGTAATTCCGGACCCGCTCTGGAACGCGCTCATTCACACTCCGGGCTGGCTGCCGCTCAAGCCGTGA
- a CDS encoding carbohydrate ABC transporter permease yields the protein MVGKKKRKGSKTVVNLVLGVICFIWILPTFGLFASSFRPAADILQSGWWKVFPHQEWTAGETLQLSKDVDLREPIEVNGKTYTDDELKAGVKAGDSRLVWENRRARTVNVQEQGWKAVPDLTLDNYKNVLSGKEYKLKEADGSETVQKGSGLSQAFWNTLTIAVPATVIPVLIASFAAYAFAWLRFPGRKTLFVIIIAMLVIPIQVALIPVLKDYTSLGLNGSYLGIWLAHTAFGLPLVTYFMYNFISQLPKDLFESAFIDGASHFTIFSRLILPLSVPALASIGIFQFLWVWNDYLVSLIFIGNQPSVQVMSMKIADLVGSRGNDWHLLTSAAFISMLMPLAIFFLLQKYFVRGLMGGSVKG from the coding sequence ATGGTAGGCAAAAAGAAAAGAAAGGGCAGCAAAACTGTTGTTAACCTGGTCCTTGGCGTGATCTGCTTCATCTGGATTCTGCCGACCTTCGGCCTCTTTGCCTCCTCCTTCCGTCCGGCGGCAGATATTCTGCAGTCCGGCTGGTGGAAGGTATTCCCCCATCAGGAATGGACGGCCGGCGAGACGCTGCAGCTGTCCAAGGATGTGGATCTGCGGGAGCCGATAGAGGTAAACGGCAAGACCTACACCGATGATGAGCTTAAAGCGGGCGTAAAGGCCGGTGACAGCCGCCTGGTGTGGGAGAACCGCAGGGCGCGGACAGTCAACGTGCAGGAGCAGGGCTGGAAGGCAGTGCCTGATCTGACACTTGATAATTACAAGAACGTGCTGTCCGGCAAGGAGTACAAACTCAAGGAAGCCGATGGCAGTGAAACGGTGCAGAAGGGCAGCGGACTATCACAGGCGTTTTGGAATACACTGACGATTGCCGTTCCGGCTACGGTGATTCCGGTGCTGATCGCCTCTTTTGCCGCCTATGCCTTTGCCTGGCTGAGATTTCCCGGCCGTAAGACGCTGTTCGTCATCATCATTGCGATGCTGGTCATTCCGATTCAGGTGGCGCTGATTCCGGTGTTGAAGGACTATACCTCCCTTGGCCTGAACGGCAGCTATCTCGGCATCTGGCTGGCGCATACCGCCTTCGGTCTGCCGCTGGTGACGTACTTTATGTACAACTTCATCAGCCAGCTGCCGAAGGATCTGTTCGAATCGGCCTTTATCGACGGTGCCAGCCACTTCACCATCTTCAGCCGGCTGATTCTGCCGCTCTCTGTTCCTGCCCTGGCCTCCATCGGCATCTTCCAGTTCCTCTGGGTCTGGAATGATTATCTGGTGTCGCTGATCTTCATCGGCAACCAGCCGTCGGTTCAAGTCATGTCCATGAAGATCGCCGATCTGGTCGGCTCACGCGGCAACGACTGGCATCTGCTTACCTCGGCTGCCTTTATCTCCATGCTGATGCCGCTGGCCATCTTCTTCCTGCTGCAGAAGTATTTCGTCAGAGGCCTGATGGGCGGGTCCGTTAAAGGCTGA
- a CDS encoding ABC transporter substrate-binding protein — MKKAPGRKLSLAMVLCLSFTMLLSGCGGNNNNAAPTNAPAATEAPAATEAPAADNNQESTNTDTAAGSPLDLAMKGEYKGTKVTMFGPFVDADQVKFESSIKEFEEKTGIDIQYEGSKEFEATINIRVDGGNAPDIADFPQPGLLASIAKTGKVVDLTGVLDQAKLAANYNKSWLDMSTMDGKDGKIMAGIWNRSNVKSLVWYPKKQFDEAGYTIPQTWDEMMALTEQIAKDGDPAWAIGIESGAATGWAATDWVENIMLRTTTPENYDKWVSGELPFTSPEVKNAVDVMSKIWMNKDYVYGGAKSIVTTAFGDAPKPMFENPPKAWFNLMGNFITSFFPETAKVDVDYDWFYLPPIDEQYGKPVLVAGDIYAMFNDRPEVRAVMEFFTTGESIKTWVQSGGVVAPMNDASLDWYQSESDRRMAQLVQDASTLRFDGSDLMPGKVGAGTFWKGMTDYVSGTATLDQALEQIQSGWNN; from the coding sequence ATGAAGAAAGCTCCGGGACGAAAACTGTCACTCGCTATGGTGCTGTGTCTATCCTTCACCATGCTGCTCAGCGGATGCGGCGGAAATAACAATAATGCGGCTCCGACGAATGCGCCTGCAGCTACAGAGGCACCGGCTGCAACAGAAGCACCAGCGGCTGATAACAACCAGGAATCGACAAATACGGATACCGCTGCCGGCAGCCCTCTGGATTTAGCGATGAAAGGTGAATATAAAGGCACCAAGGTTACCATGTTCGGGCCGTTTGTGGATGCCGACCAGGTGAAATTTGAGAGCAGCATCAAGGAATTCGAAGAGAAGACCGGCATTGATATCCAATATGAAGGTTCAAAGGAATTCGAAGCTACCATTAATATCCGTGTCGACGGCGGCAACGCGCCGGATATTGCGGACTTCCCGCAGCCGGGCCTGCTGGCCTCCATCGCCAAGACCGGTAAGGTGGTTGACCTGACCGGTGTGCTGGATCAGGCAAAGCTGGCTGCTAACTACAATAAAAGCTGGCTGGATATGTCCACTATGGACGGCAAGGACGGCAAGATTATGGCCGGGATCTGGAACCGCAGTAATGTGAAGAGTCTCGTATGGTATCCGAAGAAGCAATTCGATGAAGCAGGCTATACAATTCCGCAGACTTGGGATGAAATGATGGCACTGACCGAGCAAATTGCCAAGGACGGCGATCCGGCCTGGGCGATCGGCATTGAGAGCGGCGCGGCTACCGGCTGGGCAGCTACAGACTGGGTAGAGAACATCATGCTGCGCACGACTACTCCTGAGAACTATGACAAGTGGGTAAGCGGAGAGCTGCCGTTCACTTCTCCTGAAGTGAAGAATGCAGTAGACGTAATGTCCAAGATCTGGATGAACAAAGATTATGTATACGGCGGAGCTAAATCCATTGTAACTACTGCATTCGGTGATGCTCCGAAGCCAATGTTCGAGAACCCTCCTAAAGCCTGGTTCAACCTGATGGGGAACTTCATTACCAGCTTCTTCCCTGAGACTGCCAAGGTAGACGTAGACTATGACTGGTTCTACCTGCCGCCAATCGATGAGCAGTACGGCAAGCCTGTACTTGTAGCCGGCGATATTTATGCTATGTTCAATGACCGCCCTGAAGTACGTGCGGTTATGGAATTCTTCACTACCGGTGAATCCATCAAGACCTGGGTGCAGTCCGGCGGTGTAGTAGCGCCAATGAACGATGCGTCCCTCGACTGGTACCAGTCGGAATCCGACCGCCGGATGGCTCAGCTGGTGCAGGATGCTTCAACCCTGCGGTTCGACGGCTCTGACCTGATGCCCGGTAAAGTGGGTGCAGGTACGTTCTGGAAAGGCATGACCGACTATGTGAGCGGAACAGCAACACTGGATCAGGCACTGGAGCAGATTCAGTCCGGCTGGAACAACTAA
- a CDS encoding LacI family DNA-binding transcriptional regulator produces the protein MKPTIRDVAKMAGVSISTVSRVMNAPETVVESKRSRVIEAIDALKYQPNAFARGLIYKKSFTLGLLIPDIENLYFAGMIRGVQDACIKLGYSLMICNTDRVKERTLSYMDTLHEKQVDGIVFASDVLYPEYYEKLVDCRIPFVLVSSHSDEFEVPSVEVDDEKAAYDAVKFLIELGHREIGMIGFNHDNSVSGPPRAAGFVRALTESGLERNVVKIKYANHRFEQAYQASHELFSEYPELTAVFCVADEFAMGTISYLKDRNIMVPGQVSVIGFDNLRMSGMFIPKLTTIAQPIYQLGYRAAEKLHELLTTGTVAVMKEKMEHKLIVRESSREK, from the coding sequence ATGAAGCCAACGATCAGAGATGTTGCCAAGATGGCCGGAGTATCCATCAGTACGGTATCCCGTGTAATGAATGCGCCGGAAACTGTAGTAGAGAGCAAACGCAGCCGGGTCATTGAAGCGATAGATGCCCTGAAGTACCAGCCGAATGCATTTGCACGCGGTTTGATTTACAAGAAATCATTCACCCTGGGCCTGCTTATCCCGGATATTGAGAACCTGTATTTCGCCGGAATGATCCGCGGTGTGCAGGATGCCTGCATTAAGCTGGGCTACAGTCTGATGATCTGTAATACGGACCGTGTTAAGGAACGGACGCTGTCTTATATGGATACCCTCCATGAGAAGCAGGTGGATGGCATCGTATTCGCCAGTGATGTGCTGTATCCTGAGTATTATGAGAAGCTGGTAGACTGCAGAATTCCGTTTGTGCTGGTCTCTTCCCACTCCGATGAGTTTGAGGTTCCTTCGGTGGAGGTCGATGATGAGAAGGCGGCGTATGATGCAGTGAAATTCCTGATTGAGCTGGGGCACAGGGAGATCGGAATGATCGGCTTCAATCATGATAATTCAGTGTCCGGACCGCCGCGTGCTGCCGGATTTGTCAGAGCTTTGACGGAATCCGGACTGGAGCGCAATGTGGTAAAGATCAAGTATGCCAACCACCGCTTTGAACAGGCGTATCAGGCTTCGCACGAGCTGTTCAGTGAGTATCCGGAGCTAACTGCTGTATTCTGTGTCGCCGATGAGTTCGCGATGGGAACGATCTCTTACCTGAAGGACCGCAATATCATGGTGCCGGGCCAGGTGTCAGTGATCGGCTTCGACAATCTGCGGATGTCGGGCATGTTCATTCCCAAGCTGACGACAATTGCACAGCCGATCTATCAGCTCGGTTACCGGGCGGCTGAGAAGCTGCATGAATTATTGACGACCGGAACAGTCGCTGTCATGAAAGAGAAAATGGAGCATAAGCTGATTGTAAGGGAATCTTCGCGTGAGAAATAA
- a CDS encoding sortase, with the protein MKRHSGIAMAVKLIFILSLCVMLYSAVQIFKAPAEAREALNTWEKKREEAVSASLPPAAVDEMPLPEGMLADAAGAVSAGSSYTKGEVLGEIYIPKLDKRVAVLEGTGKAELKKGAGHDLSSAAVGAAGNSVLAGHRDTVFRGLGELEEQDIIEVETADGKFIYEVTGSTIVDGEARGAIKPSSEPVLTLITCYPFSYVGSAPDRYLLSARLISSEPLEFEP; encoded by the coding sequence ATGAAGAGGCATTCCGGTATTGCTATGGCCGTGAAGCTGATCTTCATACTCTCTTTGTGTGTCATGCTGTATTCCGCTGTCCAGATCTTCAAAGCCCCGGCTGAAGCCCGCGAGGCGCTGAATACATGGGAGAAAAAGAGGGAGGAAGCTGTCTCCGCCTCCCTCCCTCCGGCAGCAGTGGATGAAATGCCCTTGCCGGAGGGCATGCTGGCAGACGCAGCCGGCGCGGTAAGCGCCGGCTCCTCCTATACGAAGGGAGAGGTGCTGGGCGAGATTTATATCCCGAAGCTGGATAAGCGTGTGGCTGTTCTGGAGGGTACCGGAAAAGCGGAGCTGAAGAAGGGGGCCGGACATGATCTATCCAGCGCCGCAGTAGGAGCCGCCGGCAACAGTGTACTGGCAGGTCACCGGGATACGGTATTCCGGGGCCTCGGGGAGCTTGAGGAGCAGGATATAATTGAAGTGGAGACTGCTGACGGGAAGTTCATCTACGAAGTCACAGGGAGTACGATTGTAGACGGGGAAGCACGGGGAGCGATTAAGCCAAGCAGCGAGCCGGTTCTTACCCTGATCACCTGCTATCCGTTCTCCTATGTGGGTTCAGCGCCGGACCGCTACCTGCTCTCAGCCAGGCTGATCTCAAGCGAGCCGCTGGAATTTGAGCCGTAA
- a CDS encoding LLM class flavin-dependent oxidoreductase: protein MKSLHDIPFSVLDLAPIREGGTAAESFHNTLDLARHAEAWGYHRYWLAEHHNMPGIASSATSLVIGHVAAGTSTIRVGSGGIMLSNHAPLVIAEQFGTLESLFPGRIDLGLGRAPGSDQAAARALRRGLGSDGSEFPEQLSELRAYFDPDGAGSRPGGVRAVPGEGLSIPIWLLGSSGFSAQLAGQLGLPFAFASHFAPDYLLPALHLYRSSFRPSAVLDKPHVMVGLGITAADTAQEARRLATSQQQQFLNIIRGRTGKLQPPVDSLDGIWTSQEKALLLGKQQYSIAGDPALIKERLLQIQEETAADEWIIASQIYDHSARLYSYQLIAELLKNS from the coding sequence GTGAAGTCATTGCATGATATTCCATTCTCCGTGCTGGATCTGGCCCCGATCCGTGAGGGCGGAACCGCAGCGGAATCATTTCATAATACCCTTGATCTCGCGCGTCATGCCGAGGCCTGGGGATACCACCGCTACTGGCTGGCGGAGCATCATAATATGCCCGGCATTGCCAGCTCAGCTACCTCTCTGGTCATCGGACATGTAGCCGCTGGTACCTCTACAATCCGTGTAGGCTCGGGAGGCATCATGCTCTCCAATCATGCCCCGCTCGTTATAGCCGAGCAATTCGGTACGCTGGAGTCCCTGTTCCCCGGGCGTATTGATCTGGGCCTGGGCCGGGCTCCCGGCTCCGACCAGGCTGCAGCGCGTGCGCTGCGCCGCGGGCTTGGCAGCGACGGCAGCGAATTCCCGGAGCAGCTAAGCGAGCTCCGGGCTTACTTTGACCCTGATGGGGCCGGCAGCCGGCCGGGCGGTGTGCGCGCCGTTCCCGGTGAGGGACTGAGCATACCTATCTGGCTGCTGGGCTCCAGCGGCTTCAGTGCCCAGCTGGCAGGCCAGCTCGGCTTGCCGTTCGCTTTTGCCAGCCACTTCGCCCCGGACTATCTGCTGCCGGCCCTGCATCTGTACCGCAGCAGCTTCCGGCCTTCCGCCGTGCTCGATAAACCCCATGTAATGGTAGGTCTGGGCATTACGGCGGCGGATACGGCGCAGGAGGCTCGGAGACTCGCAACCTCGCAGCAGCAGCAGTTCCTGAACATCATCCGCGGCCGCACCGGCAAGCTCCAGCCTCCGGTCGATAGCCTGGACGGGATCTGGACCTCGCAGGAGAAGGCGCTTCTGCTGGGCAAGCAGCAGTATTCTATTGCCGGAGACCCTGCTCTGATCAAGGAGCGGCTCCTGCAGATTCAAGAAGAAACAGCTGCCGATGAATGGATTATCGCTTCACAGATTTATGACCATTCAGCACGCTTGTATTCATATCAGCTGATAGCTGAACTCCTGAAGAATTCATAA
- the pepT gene encoding peptidase T, whose product MKEELIKRFIAYAEMDTQSDEDSSTCPSTPGQMVLAHKLVEELTEIGLTEVTVDEHGYVMASLPANTEKEVPVIGFLAHLDTATDFTGANVKPQVVRNYDGNDLVLNSAQNIVLTTKSFPELTHYKGHTLITTDGTTLLGADNKAGIAEIITAMVYLLAHPEIEHGKIRVAFTPDEEIGRGPHKFDVAAFGASYAYTVDGGPLGELEYESFNAAAAKISFHGVNVHPGTAKGKMIHSSKIAMAFHLRLPAGEAPEFTDGYDGFYHLISMQGNAEHSKLHYIIRDFDRGNFEHRKSNIAAIVEEFKSTYGADNIVLEMNDQYYNMREKIEPVHQIVDIAQEAMENLGITPVIRPIRGGTDGSQLSYMGLPTPNIFTGGENFHGKFEYASADDMLKAVQVIVEIARLSAVRA is encoded by the coding sequence TTGAAAGAAGAGCTGATTAAACGTTTCATTGCCTATGCCGAGATGGATACCCAATCGGATGAGGACAGCAGCACCTGCCCGTCCACTCCCGGCCAGATGGTACTTGCGCATAAGCTGGTGGAGGAACTTACGGAGATCGGGCTTACGGAGGTTACAGTGGACGAGCATGGTTATGTCATGGCTTCGCTGCCGGCCAATACGGAAAAGGAAGTTCCGGTCATCGGATTCCTGGCGCATCTGGACACCGCAACGGATTTCACCGGTGCAAATGTGAAGCCGCAGGTTGTACGGAATTATGACGGGAATGACCTGGTGCTGAATTCGGCGCAGAACATCGTCCTCACAACCAAGAGTTTTCCGGAGCTGACCCACTATAAAGGGCATACCCTAATTACAACGGACGGCACCACCCTGCTGGGGGCGGACAACAAGGCAGGGATCGCCGAGATTATCACGGCGATGGTCTACTTGCTTGCACATCCGGAGATTGAGCACGGCAAGATCAGGGTTGCTTTTACTCCCGATGAAGAGATCGGCCGCGGTCCGCATAAGTTTGATGTTGCTGCATTCGGCGCTTCCTATGCCTATACGGTAGACGGCGGCCCGCTCGGTGAGCTGGAATATGAGAGCTTCAATGCTGCCGCTGCCAAAATCAGCTTCCACGGAGTCAATGTGCATCCCGGTACCGCCAAGGGCAAGATGATTCATTCCTCCAAAATCGCCATGGCCTTCCATTTGCGGCTGCCAGCCGGCGAAGCGCCTGAATTCACCGACGGCTACGACGGCTTCTACCATTTGATCTCTATGCAGGGCAACGCTGAGCACAGCAAGCTGCATTACATCATCCGTGACTTCGACCGCGGGAACTTCGAGCACCGTAAATCCAATATTGCTGCTATCGTGGAGGAATTCAAGTCAACTTACGGAGCGGATAATATCGTGCTGGAAATGAATGACCAGTATTATAATATGCGCGAAAAAATCGAGCCGGTGCACCAGATTGTCGATATCGCCCAGGAGGCCATGGAGAATCTCGGCATTACGCCGGTCATCCGGCCCATCCGCGGGGGAACTGACGGTTCACAGCTGTCCTATATGGGGCTGCCTACACCAAATATCTTTACCGGCGGCGAGAACTTCCACGGCAAATTTGAATACGCCTCAGCGGATGATATGCTCAAGGCTGTCCAGGTCATTGTGGAAATCGCCCGCTTATCCGCAGTGAGAGCCTAG
- a CDS encoding sugar ABC transporter permease, translating to MDAQIKPGAGTAGAQAKQRISVSTVLLSLGVLLANIVVNGLIFLFFRDSTLNPLVTAVLAVLWGVLGVYLIYYTLTWAVERYPDRVRRKVLPFVFVGPAVLILGWLLILPALRTLYLSFFNASSEKFVGLSNYAAIFSDRLMATALRNNLLWVFVGTLACVGFGLLIAILADRSSYEKIAKSIIFMPMAISFVAAGVIWKFVYYYQPGDEQIGLLNAIVTYFGGEPQAWTSMLQPWNNFFLIIILIWMQTGFAMVIFSAAIKGVPEDILEAARVDGAGEVKIFFGIMIPFISATILTVTTTIIVFTLKIFDVVMVMTGGQYDTEVVATQFYRQFFMYRNFGYGSTLAIVLLIAVLPVILINLRQFRKQGGF from the coding sequence ATGGATGCACAAATAAAGCCGGGCGCCGGCACCGCAGGTGCGCAGGCCAAGCAGAGAATCAGCGTCAGTACAGTGCTTTTATCGCTGGGGGTACTCCTTGCGAATATCGTGGTCAACGGGCTGATCTTCCTGTTTTTCCGTGATTCGACACTGAACCCGCTGGTGACAGCGGTGCTTGCGGTACTGTGGGGTGTGCTGGGCGTATATCTGATCTACTACACCTTGACCTGGGCGGTTGAGCGTTATCCTGACCGTGTGCGCAGGAAGGTGCTGCCGTTCGTATTTGTCGGACCTGCGGTTCTGATCCTGGGCTGGCTGTTAATTCTGCCGGCGCTGCGGACCTTATATTTAAGCTTCTTCAATGCTTCTTCAGAGAAGTTTGTCGGACTCAGCAACTATGCCGCAATCTTCAGCGACCGCCTGATGGCAACCGCACTGCGCAATAACCTGCTCTGGGTATTCGTGGGAACGCTGGCCTGTGTAGGCTTCGGGCTGCTGATTGCTATCCTGGCCGACCGCAGCAGCTATGAGAAAATTGCCAAATCCATCATCTTCATGCCGATGGCGATATCCTTCGTAGCCGCAGGTGTAATCTGGAAGTTCGTCTACTACTATCAGCCGGGTGATGAGCAGATCGGACTGCTTAATGCGATTGTAACCTATTTCGGCGGCGAGCCGCAGGCCTGGACGAGTATGCTGCAGCCCTGGAATAATTTCTTTCTTATTATTATCCTGATCTGGATGCAGACGGGATTTGCGATGGTTATTTTCTCCGCTGCCATCAAAGGTGTGCCTGAAGACATCCTGGAGGCTGCACGGGTGGATGGCGCCGGTGAGGTAAAGATCTTTTTCGGCATCATGATTCCGTTTATCTCCGCGACGATCCTGACTGTAACCACAACCATTATCGTCTTTACATTGAAAATATTTGACGTCGTCATGGTGATGACGGGAGGTCAATACGATACAGAAGTAGTCGCGACACAGTTCTACCGCCAATTCTTCATGTACCGCAACTTCGGTTACGGCTCCACGCTGGCTATTGTGCTCCTGATTGCGGTATTGCCTGTTATTCTTATTAATCTGCGGCAGTTCCGCAAGCAGGGGGGATTCTGA